The Nocardia arthritidis genome has a window encoding:
- a CDS encoding TetR/AcrR family transcriptional regulator C-terminal domain-containing protein — translation MWTREPRRPKASGLDRDQIVRAAIELLDHEGLEALSMRKLGAALGAGATSLYWYVANKDELLELALDEFWGGIGVPDPDEMHWRNVITAFAYNMRISSLAHPWGPSLIGTLPSVGPNAFRLTDRLRRAFLQAGLTGVDLYLANSTVLSFVLGQVIPEITFRKALGGGEYDQESTTEALTRLAAEYPDMLDARAALEKLDPNAARAMAFDFGLTAVLDGIAAKLPQRSAQPQRSQRGRQQQ, via the coding sequence GTGTGGACCCGAGAACCGCGCCGCCCCAAGGCATCCGGGCTGGACCGAGACCAGATCGTCCGGGCCGCAATCGAATTGCTCGATCATGAAGGCCTGGAGGCGCTCAGCATGCGCAAGCTCGGCGCGGCCCTCGGCGCGGGCGCGACCAGCCTCTACTGGTACGTCGCGAACAAGGACGAACTGCTGGAGCTCGCACTCGACGAATTCTGGGGCGGCATCGGCGTACCCGATCCGGACGAGATGCACTGGCGCAACGTCATCACCGCCTTCGCATACAACATGCGGATCAGCTCGCTCGCCCACCCGTGGGGTCCTTCGCTCATCGGCACGCTACCCAGCGTCGGCCCCAACGCCTTTCGGCTCACCGATCGGCTCCGCCGGGCCTTCCTGCAAGCCGGGCTCACCGGGGTCGATCTCTATCTCGCCAACTCCACGGTGCTGAGTTTCGTACTCGGACAGGTCATCCCGGAGATCACCTTCCGGAAGGCCTTGGGCGGCGGCGAATACGACCAGGAGTCCACCACCGAGGCGCTGACCCGGTTGGCCGCCGAATACCCGGACATGCTCGACGCGCGGGCCGCGCTGGAGAAACTCGATCCGAACGCGGCCCGCGCCATGGCCTTCGATTTCGGGCTCACCGCCGTGCTCGACGGGATCGCCGCCAAACTTCCCCAGCGGTCAGCGCAACCGCAGCGAAGCCAGCGCGGTCGCCAGCAGCAGTAG
- a CDS encoding MFS transporter: MVSTLKPAAAQVSSGFALLPALFGSFLIILDASAVNVALPTMGGQLAAGMSGLQWVVDGYTLMFASVMLSAGALADRIGAGRAFACGLGGFTVASVACGLAPGLGLLVGARFLQGIAAALVLPSSLALVRQGYPDPARRAWALSMWALAGSVAVAAGPVVGGLLTTVWSWRLIFLINVPVGIVALLVLTRVRHSPRHRTPLDIPGQVTAVVALAALTFALIQGGHAGYTGTPVLLAAAVAVAAGIGFWLAESRAARPMVPFGLLRTRAVSITFAAGFAFSAGFYGIVFLLSLYLQQMRGYSALAAGLSFVPMMVLIGFANTASPWLARRFGPRVPVVGGQLGVALGLLMLLFVDGSTPVPVVALLAIPIGFGGGLAVPTLLSVLLDRVAAEQAGVASGVFNAVRQLGGAVAVALFGSLVAHDFQHGMTTSLLLGALLLLATALASLRLR, translated from the coding sequence ATGGTGTCCACACTGAAACCGGCTGCGGCACAGGTAAGTTCCGGGTTCGCGCTGCTACCGGCACTGTTCGGCAGTTTCTTGATCATCCTCGACGCCTCGGCGGTCAATGTCGCATTGCCCACAATGGGCGGGCAGTTGGCCGCGGGCATGTCGGGGTTGCAGTGGGTGGTCGACGGCTACACGCTGATGTTCGCGTCGGTCATGCTTTCGGCCGGTGCGCTGGCCGACCGGATCGGCGCCGGTCGCGCCTTCGCTTGCGGGCTCGGCGGTTTCACCGTCGCCTCGGTGGCGTGCGGGTTGGCTCCCGGCCTCGGGTTGCTGGTCGGCGCGCGGTTCCTGCAGGGCATTGCCGCCGCCCTGGTGCTGCCGTCGTCGCTGGCGCTGGTGCGGCAGGGTTATCCGGATCCGGCGCGGCGGGCGTGGGCGCTGTCGATGTGGGCGCTCGCGGGTTCGGTGGCCGTCGCGGCGGGCCCGGTGGTCGGTGGGTTGCTGACCACCGTGTGGAGCTGGCGGCTGATCTTCCTGATCAATGTTCCGGTCGGCATTGTCGCGCTGCTGGTGCTGACGCGGGTGCGGCATTCGCCGCGGCACCGGACACCGCTGGATATTCCGGGGCAGGTGACGGCGGTTGTCGCGCTGGCCGCGCTGACCTTCGCGCTGATCCAGGGCGGTCACGCCGGATATACCGGCACGCCGGTGCTGTTGGCCGCCGCGGTGGCGGTGGCGGCCGGAATCGGCTTCTGGCTGGCCGAATCCCGGGCCGCGCGACCGATGGTGCCCTTCGGGCTGCTGCGCACCCGCGCGGTATCGATCACTTTCGCGGCGGGTTTCGCGTTCAGCGCCGGTTTCTACGGGATCGTGTTCCTGCTGAGCCTGTATCTGCAGCAGATGCGCGGCTATTCGGCGCTGGCCGCCGGGCTCTCCTTCGTGCCGATGATGGTGCTGATCGGGTTCGCAAATACGGCCTCGCCGTGGTTGGCCCGGCGGTTCGGGCCGAGGGTGCCGGTGGTCGGCGGTCAGCTCGGCGTGGCGCTCGGGCTGCTGATGCTGCTTTTCGTCGACGGGTCGACGCCGGTGCCGGTGGTGGCGCTGCTCGCCATTCCGATCGGATTCGGTGGCGGGCTCGCCGTTCCGACGCTGCTCAGCGTGCTGCTGGATCGCGTCGCCGCCGAGCAGGCCGGTGTGGCGAGCGGGGTGTTCAACGCGGTGCGGCAGCTCGGCGGCGCGGTGGCGGTCGCGCTGTTCGGCTCGCTTGTCGCGCACGATTTCCAGCATGGGATGACCACCAGCCTGTTGCTCGGCGCGCTACTGCTGCTGGCGACCGCGCTGGCTTCGCTGCGGTTGCGCTGA
- a CDS encoding helix-turn-helix transcriptional regulator yields the protein MTDQGELGRFLRARRERVKPAEVGLPAVGVRRTPGLRREELATLAGMSVDYYVRLERGKEVHPSPAVLERLAAALLLTEAETAHLNALAAGAGGTANPRRRPASRTVRPTARLLLEAVRPNPAILLSRTNDLLAANPSGLALFPGLADWPAKRRNLIRYLFLHPAARTLWPDWETMVPRSVGNLRARAGTDPDDPELTALVGELIVKSPDFARLWHRYDVRPRTVGTKVYNHPTVGRMHLDFENMALPDTDGQYLVIYLAAPDTPDHDAITLLDLAADPAVSDTR from the coding sequence ATGACAGACCAGGGCGAATTGGGCAGATTCCTCCGGGCTCGGCGCGAGCGGGTCAAACCGGCCGAGGTCGGTCTGCCCGCCGTCGGCGTGCGCCGCACCCCCGGGCTGCGCCGAGAGGAACTAGCCACGCTGGCCGGGATGAGCGTCGATTACTACGTCCGGCTCGAGCGCGGCAAGGAGGTGCATCCGAGCCCCGCCGTGCTCGAAAGGCTGGCCGCCGCACTGCTGTTGACCGAGGCCGAGACCGCGCACTTGAACGCGCTCGCGGCCGGAGCCGGCGGCACCGCGAATCCCAGGCGACGCCCGGCGAGCCGAACCGTCCGCCCGACCGCGCGGCTGCTGCTGGAGGCCGTGCGACCGAACCCGGCCATTCTGCTGAGCCGCACCAACGACCTGCTCGCCGCCAATCCGTCCGGCCTGGCGCTGTTTCCGGGTCTGGCCGATTGGCCTGCCAAGCGGCGCAACCTGATTCGCTACCTATTCCTGCATCCGGCCGCCCGCACCCTCTGGCCGGACTGGGAGACCATGGTGCCCCGCAGCGTCGGCAACCTCCGGGCCAGAGCGGGCACCGATCCGGACGATCCGGAACTGACCGCCCTCGTCGGCGAATTGATCGTCAAGAGCCCGGATTTCGCTCGGCTGTGGCATCGCTATGACGTGCGCCCGCGTACGGTCGGCACCAAGGTGTACAACCATCCCACCGTCGGCCGGATGCACCTCGACTTCGAGAATATGGCCCTGCCCGATACCGACGGCCAATACCTCGTCATCTATCTGGCCGCGCCCGACACCCCGGACCACGACGCCATCACCCTGCTCGACCTCGCCGCGGATCCGGCCGTATCCGACACCCGTTGA
- a CDS encoding acyl-CoA dehydrogenase family protein — protein MDLFTVSDRAKKYRDELLAFMDERIYPAESGYAEQMRAAGDPHHHPRILEELKADARDRGLWNLFHPHPEWGPGLTNLEYAPLAEIMGRSPMLAPEACNCSAPDTGNMEVLTLFGTEEHHRRWLEPLLAGTIRSAFAMTEPAVASSDATNIEMRMERDGDGYLLNGRKWFASNALHKNCRVLIVMGKTDPDAPKHRQQSMMVVPIDAPGVTVVRNLPVFGYADREGHAEITFDNVRVPDGDVLAGPGEGFAISQARLGPGRIHHCMRAIGMAERALELMCARADSRTTFGAPLSERANIQDWIAEARIEIEQTRLLTMKAAWLMDTVGNKAARVEIAAIKVAAPNMALKIVDRAIQVHGAAGVTDDFPLASAWAHLRTLRLADGPDEVHKRSIAHAELGRHRKRVAERAGKEQ, from the coding sequence ATGGACCTGTTCACGGTGTCCGACCGCGCCAAGAAATACCGGGATGAGCTGCTCGCCTTCATGGACGAGCGGATCTACCCCGCCGAATCCGGCTATGCCGAGCAGATGCGCGCCGCGGGCGATCCGCACCACCACCCGCGGATTCTGGAGGAGCTCAAGGCCGATGCCCGCGACCGCGGACTGTGGAATCTGTTCCACCCGCATCCCGAATGGGGCCCCGGACTCACCAACCTCGAGTACGCGCCGCTGGCCGAGATCATGGGCCGCAGCCCGATGCTGGCGCCGGAGGCCTGCAACTGTTCGGCACCCGACACCGGGAATATGGAGGTGCTGACCCTGTTCGGCACCGAGGAGCACCACCGACGCTGGCTGGAACCGTTGCTGGCGGGCACGATTCGCTCCGCCTTCGCGATGACCGAGCCCGCGGTGGCGAGTTCGGATGCGACCAATATCGAGATGCGGATGGAACGCGACGGTGACGGATACCTGTTGAACGGGCGAAAATGGTTCGCCTCCAACGCATTACACAAGAACTGTCGGGTGCTCATCGTCATGGGCAAGACCGATCCGGACGCGCCCAAGCATCGACAGCAGTCGATGATGGTCGTCCCGATCGACGCGCCGGGCGTGACCGTGGTCCGCAACCTTCCGGTGTTCGGCTACGCCGATCGGGAGGGCCACGCCGAGATCACCTTCGACAATGTGCGCGTGCCGGACGGCGACGTATTGGCCGGGCCGGGTGAGGGTTTCGCGATCAGCCAGGCGCGGCTGGGCCCCGGCCGCATCCACCACTGCATGCGCGCGATCGGCATGGCCGAGCGGGCACTCGAATTGATGTGCGCCAGAGCGGATTCCAGGACCACCTTCGGCGCCCCGCTGAGTGAGCGCGCCAATATCCAGGATTGGATCGCCGAGGCGCGCATCGAGATCGAGCAGACCCGACTGCTCACCATGAAGGCGGCCTGGCTGATGGACACCGTCGGCAACAAGGCGGCCAGGGTGGAGATCGCCGCGATCAAGGTCGCCGCGCCGAATATGGCGCTGAAGATCGTCGACCGCGCCATCCAGGTGCACGGCGCCGCCGGTGTCACCGACGACTTCCCGCTGGCCAGCGCCTGGGCGCACCTGCGAACGCTGCGGCTGGCCGACGGACCCGACGAGGTGCACAAGCGCAGCATCGCCCATGCCGAACTCGGCAGGCATCGCAAGCGTGTCGCCGAACGGGCGGGAAAAGAGCAGTGA
- a CDS encoding phosphotransferase family protein: MQQVPAFDLETAVPGWLTALGLEHRLPLRATRVGLGQSNLTFAVTDAEERRWILRRPPLGQLLASAHDVAREARILTALADTDVPVPRVHGVVADGEVPVVVMEYVDGLVVDRMDIAEGLTPEHRGAIGISLPRTLARIHAVDLDATGLTGLASHKPYAERQLKRWTAQWEHSRTRELPQLDRLTERLRAAVPPQREIAVVHGDFHIRNVITDPATGAISAVLDWELCTLGDPLADLGSLLAYWPEPGEHNIGNFGMCTLPGFPNRAEIAAEYLAVTGRDIAALGFWHALGLWKVAIIAEGILRRILDDPRNRAASGAPTPERIDEVVAAADKVASAAGI; encoded by the coding sequence ATGCAACAGGTTCCGGCATTCGATCTGGAAACGGCCGTGCCCGGCTGGTTGACGGCGCTCGGCCTCGAACACCGGCTTCCGTTGCGCGCCACCAGGGTCGGGCTCGGGCAGTCGAACCTCACCTTCGCGGTCACCGATGCCGAGGAGCGCCGCTGGATCCTGCGCAGGCCGCCGCTCGGACAGCTGCTGGCCTCCGCGCACGACGTCGCCCGCGAGGCGCGCATACTCACCGCGCTGGCCGACACCGATGTCCCGGTTCCGCGCGTACACGGCGTCGTCGCCGACGGCGAGGTGCCGGTGGTGGTCATGGAATACGTCGACGGGCTGGTCGTCGACCGCATGGACATCGCCGAGGGTTTGACGCCCGAACACCGCGGGGCGATCGGAATATCGTTGCCGCGCACCCTCGCCCGGATTCACGCCGTCGATCTCGACGCCACCGGGCTGACCGGTCTGGCCAGCCACAAGCCGTATGCCGAACGCCAACTCAAGCGCTGGACCGCGCAGTGGGAACATTCCAGAACCCGCGAGCTGCCGCAGCTGGACCGGCTCACCGAGCGGTTGCGCGCCGCCGTCCCGCCGCAGCGCGAAATCGCGGTGGTGCACGGCGATTTCCACATCCGCAACGTCATCACCGACCCGGCCACCGGCGCCATTTCGGCCGTGCTCGACTGGGAGCTGTGCACGCTCGGCGATCCGCTCGCCGATCTCGGCAGCCTGCTGGCCTACTGGCCGGAGCCGGGGGAACACAATATCGGCAACTTCGGCATGTGTACGCTGCCCGGCTTCCCGAACCGCGCCGAAATCGCCGCCGAATACCTCGCGGTGACCGGCAGAGATATTGCGGCCCTTGGCTTTTGGCATGCACTGGGCCTGTGGAAGGTCGCCATTATCGCCGAGGGGATCCTGCGCCGCATCCTGGACGACCCACGCAACCGGGCCGCGTCGGGCGCCCCGACCCCCGAACGCATCGACGAGGTGGTCGCGGCCGCGGATAAGGTCGCGAGCGCCGCCGGGATCTGA
- a CDS encoding sugar-binding protein — protein sequence MASDGRYGVVEAKRRGPTRRTVLASASALAGAWLLGGAADSAARDLDRFALDPRRAHSDVLFIGAHPDDESSNLGTFGRWREELGLRTGVLTITRGEGGGNAVGLAEGPELGLIREDEERRATALAGIENIYYLDKPDFWYTLSAPLTARIWGAADTLARVVRLVRATTPHTIVVMDPRPFNQHGGHQFSARLGIEAFRLAGDPHAFPEQLTVEGLTLWRPRRLLAQNYGFSELLGPDAAERQRTDPASGLPVLGVWSGARSREYGTTWAQVQRDAARLYRTQGFAAMPAQVPTDPRQLGSDWFTVLAEDGRFIEAPVRRQDGLRPLYAEFRDWAERNGLPWLANRAQPDYPPRPATTVPAVATAPVLNGVADPGEYPGPELPLAVWQGDDRCTATAKLARHADDLYVLVTVRDRAKGAALARDDVKRHWRTDSVEIAIDPRGDSDDTATTLKTGILPYTADGGPAAERDADNNQGPVGDSGIQVAATVTEPYAGYTVEVKIPFAALPAPVDPARFAMNIMVYNSDTTDKTGQTRLAWSPFGSPQADPYVWGTATLVGYQPPDTPKDAAPPSIPRTAARSADSPASRAQAARIGVPIAGDPIG from the coding sequence GTGGCGAGCGACGGGAGGTACGGCGTGGTCGAGGCGAAGCGGCGCGGGCCGACCAGGCGCACCGTCCTCGCCTCGGCATCCGCGCTGGCCGGCGCCTGGCTGCTCGGCGGAGCGGCCGACAGCGCCGCCCGCGACCTGGACCGATTCGCGCTCGACCCGCGCCGGGCGCATTCCGACGTGCTGTTCATCGGTGCGCACCCGGATGACGAGTCGTCGAATCTCGGCACGTTCGGCCGGTGGCGGGAGGAGTTGGGCCTGCGCACCGGCGTGCTCACCATCACTCGGGGCGAGGGCGGCGGCAATGCCGTCGGACTGGCGGAGGGCCCCGAACTGGGTCTGATCCGGGAGGACGAGGAGCGCAGGGCCACCGCGCTCGCCGGCATCGAGAACATCTACTACCTCGATAAACCGGACTTCTGGTACACGCTCTCCGCACCGCTGACGGCGCGGATCTGGGGCGCCGCCGACACCCTGGCCAGGGTGGTGCGGCTGGTGCGCGCGACGACGCCGCACACCATTGTGGTGATGGATCCGCGTCCGTTCAATCAGCATGGCGGACATCAATTTTCGGCTCGACTCGGGATAGAGGCGTTCCGGCTGGCCGGTGATCCGCATGCCTTTCCGGAACAGCTCACCGTGGAGGGGCTGACGCTGTGGCGGCCGCGGCGGTTGCTCGCCCAGAACTATGGATTCAGCGAACTGCTCGGCCCAGATGCGGCCGAGCGGCAGCGCACCGATCCGGCCAGCGGGCTGCCGGTGCTCGGGGTGTGGTCCGGCGCTCGTTCGCGCGAATACGGCACGACCTGGGCGCAGGTGCAGCGCGATGCGGCGCGGCTGTACCGCACACAGGGTTTCGCGGCGATGCCCGCCCAGGTGCCGACCGATCCTCGGCAGCTCGGTTCCGACTGGTTCACCGTGCTGGCCGAGGACGGCCGGTTCATCGAGGCGCCGGTGCGGCGGCAGGACGGGCTGCGGCCCCTATACGCCGAATTCCGGGACTGGGCCGAACGAAACGGCTTGCCGTGGTTGGCGAATCGGGCGCAGCCGGATTATCCGCCGCGCCCGGCGACCACGGTGCCCGCCGTGGCGACCGCTCCGGTGCTGAACGGCGTGGCCGATCCCGGCGAATATCCGGGACCCGAACTGCCGCTTGCCGTTTGGCAGGGCGACGACCGCTGCACCGCGACCGCGAAGCTGGCCAGGCATGCCGACGATCTGTATGTGCTTGTCACCGTGCGTGATCGGGCCAAGGGTGCGGCGTTGGCGCGTGACGACGTCAAACGGCACTGGCGCACCGATTCGGTGGAGATCGCCATCGATCCCCGCGGCGATTCCGACGACACCGCCACCACACTGAAGACCGGCATCCTGCCCTATACCGCCGACGGTGGCCCGGCCGCCGAGCGTGACGCCGACAACAACCAAGGCCCGGTGGGTGATTCGGGTATTCAGGTGGCGGCCACGGTCACCGAACCGTACGCGGGCTACACGGTGGAGGTGAAGATCCCGTTCGCCGCGCTGCCCGCCCCGGTCGATCCGGCACGGTTCGCGATGAACATCATGGTCTACAACTCCGATACCACCGATAAGACCGGCCAGACCCGGCTGGCCTGGTCGCCGTTCGGCAGCCCGCAGGCCGATCCGTACGTGTGGGGCACGGCGACACTCGTCGGCTATCAGCCACCTGATACGCCGAAAGACGCAGCGCCGCCGAGCATTCCGCGGACGGCGGCCCGCAGCGCCGATTCACCCGCCTCGCGCGCGCAGGCCGCACGGATCGGAGTCCCGATCGCGGGTGACCCGATCGGCTAG
- a CDS encoding cupin domain-containing protein, whose product MPSGATGLRVRSGWMEQGDLVFAPQGFLHYFENASADAPLDVLVVFNTSAKEPSDDIGIVATVNALPREVLAASFGVPMAAFAQVPTEIKPVGITRRR is encoded by the coding sequence ATGCCAAGCGGGGCAACGGGGCTCAGGGTGCGATCGGGTTGGATGGAACAGGGCGATCTCGTCTTCGCGCCGCAGGGTTTCCTGCACTACTTCGAGAACGCGAGCGCCGATGCGCCGTTGGATGTGCTGGTCGTATTCAACACCAGCGCAAAGGAACCCAGTGACGACATCGGTATCGTCGCGACGGTGAACGCGCTGCCGCGCGAGGTACTGGCCGCCTCGTTCGGCGTTCCGATGGCGGCGTTCGCCCAGGTGCCCACCGAGATCAAGCCGGTGGGGATCACGCGGCGGCGGTAA
- a CDS encoding MFS transporter — MGNATEWFDYGVYAATAGYLTDAFFPGHLGTLGTMLGFAVSFVLRPLGGMVWGPLGDRLGRKAVLATTILLMATATGAIGLLPTHSSVGVLAPVLLIALRVVQGFSTGGEYGGAATYLAECANDRKRGFLGSFLEFGTLAGFVGGSAVVLICQLVLGSASMHDGGWRIPFLLAVPLGLTGWYLRARLDESPVFSEVAERDHPPGGIGVVLTTYRREFLTLAGLVVALNVVNYTLLTYQPTYLRQTIGMGESATTTMMLIGQTVMMVSLPFFGRLSDRVGRRPMWLFSLTGLILLAVPMYWLMGRGTPWAITGFVILGLLYVPQLATISSTFPAIFPTHVRYAGFALAYNVSTALFGGTAPLINEAVIDATGWSLFPAWYTVGAAIVGLIACAYLRETAGTSLRGTEVPVADEDSISGSMQIAAG; from the coding sequence ATGGGAAATGCCACCGAATGGTTCGATTACGGGGTATACGCGGCGACCGCGGGCTACCTGACCGACGCCTTCTTCCCCGGGCACCTCGGCACCCTCGGCACGATGCTCGGCTTCGCGGTCTCGTTCGTGCTGCGGCCGCTCGGCGGAATGGTGTGGGGGCCGCTCGGCGACCGGCTCGGCCGCAAGGCCGTGCTCGCGACCACCATCCTGCTGATGGCCACCGCGACCGGCGCGATCGGCCTGCTGCCGACCCATTCGTCGGTCGGGGTGCTGGCGCCGGTGCTGCTCATCGCGCTGCGGGTGGTGCAGGGCTTTTCGACCGGAGGCGAATATGGCGGCGCCGCAACATATCTCGCCGAATGCGCGAACGACCGCAAGCGCGGCTTCCTCGGCAGCTTCCTGGAATTCGGCACGCTGGCGGGTTTCGTCGGCGGCTCGGCCGTCGTGCTGATCTGCCAGCTCGTGCTGGGTTCGGCGAGCATGCACGACGGCGGCTGGCGCATCCCGTTCCTGCTGGCGGTCCCGCTCGGGCTCACCGGCTGGTATCTGCGGGCCCGGCTGGACGAATCGCCGGTATTCAGCGAGGTGGCCGAGCGCGACCACCCGCCCGGCGGCATCGGCGTCGTGCTGACCACCTACCGCCGCGAATTCCTCACGCTCGCAGGGCTTGTCGTCGCGCTCAACGTCGTGAACTACACCCTGCTCACCTACCAGCCGACCTATCTGCGGCAGACCATCGGCATGGGTGAATCGGCGACCACCACGATGATGCTGATCGGCCAGACCGTCATGATGGTGTCGCTGCCCTTCTTCGGCCGACTGTCCGACCGGGTCGGCCGCCGCCCGATGTGGCTGTTCTCGCTCACCGGCCTGATACTGCTCGCGGTGCCCATGTACTGGCTGATGGGTCGCGGAACACCTTGGGCGATAACCGGATTCGTCATCTTGGGTCTGCTCTACGTGCCACAGCTGGCCACCATCAGCTCCACCTTCCCCGCCATCTTCCCCACCCACGTGCGCTATGCGGGCTTCGCCCTCGCCTACAACGTGTCCACCGCGCTGTTCGGCGGCACGGCGCCACTGATCAACGAGGCGGTGATAGATGCGACCGGCTGGTCACTGTTCCCCGCCTGGTACACGGTGGGCGCCGCCATCGTCGGCCTCATCGCATGCGCCTACCTCCGCGAGACCGCGGGCACCTCGCTGCGCGGCACCGAAGTCCCTGTCGCCGATGAGGATTCGATCTCCGGGTCGATGCAGATCGCGGCGGGCTAA